The genomic stretch CTGTAATCTTCTTCTTTGTTTACCAACGTGGGGAATGTGCGAATGCAAAGAATGTCAAAATATTTCCCCAGGATAGGAGCTGCATCTTTAACATGCTCGCTGGTATTGCCACTCATAATAGCTCCTTCTTCAAATTCCAGCGCCCATCCTTCCTTATCCACATTAAACACAATCACTTCCATACCCAGATAACGGGCGGCAATCTGCGTACTGAGGCGGGTACGCAGACTTGGATTCAAAAAAAGCAGGCCCACGCGTTTGTTTTTACCCAGATGCTGGTCCTTCCAGGGATCAGCTTTATAACTCAGTGCCCGTTGAATGAGCGCATCAATATCCTGGACATCGTGTACGGAAAGAAATTGTTTCATGTCGTGCGATTAACTTTTTTGTTTTTCGTGAAATGAAACGGCAGATGTTTCCTTGCGAATTTCATCCAGAGATTGCCGCAAAGCCTGCAGGAAAAGCTCGGCTTCCTCTTGTTGCAGGTAAAGTGGAGGAAGCAGGCGAATGGTGTGTGGTTTGGCTTCTCCGGTAAAAATCCGATGCCGCTGCAACAGATGTTTCCGCAGCCCGGCAAAATCTGGTTTGGGATCCAAACCAATCATCAGCCCCCGTCCCCGCAGATTTTCAATTTCCGGTATCTGACTCAGCTGCTGCATAAGCCATTCTCCTAACTGTGCAGCATGACCGATTAGGTTTTCCTGCTCCATAATTTCCAATACGGCCAGCGCAGCCGCACAAGCCAGGTAACCACCGCCAAAAGTGGTGCCCAGCATGCCTTTGCGGGGTTGAATATCCGGATGAATCAGTACACCGCCAATTGGAAAGCCATTGCCCATGCCTTTGGCCATGGTGATAAGATGGGGCCTGATACCGGCATATTGATGTGCGAAAAAACGACCGGTGCGGCCATAGCCAGATTGCACTTCATCCAGAATCAGCATGGCACCGTATCTTTCGCAAATTGCTGCCACATGCTGCAGAAAACCATCATCCGGCAGGCGAATACCACCCACTCCCTGAATGCCTTCCACAATCACGGCAGCCACCTCCTGATCCATAGCCTGTTGCAAAGCTTCCCGATCATTCAGGGGCACAAAGCTCACTTCATGTTGCTGATTGAACGGAGCCTGAATGGCCGGATTGTCGGTTACAGCCACGGCTCCGGAAGTACGGCCATGGAAAGATTGCCGGAAAGCAATCACACGTTTGCGACCAGTAACAAAAGATGCAAGCTTCAGCGCATTTTCATTGGCTTCTGCGCCGGAATTGCAGAGAAAAAGCTGGTAGTCGGCATATCCGCTGATGCTACCCAGTTTTTCTGCCAGCTCTTCCTGCAAGGGATTGACGACGCTATTGGAATAAAAAGCAATTTGCCTGAGTTGTTGTTCGATGCGCTTGATATAATGCGGATGGCTATGCCCGATGGAAATCACCGCATGGCCGCCGTATAAATCCAGATACCGGTTATCCTGTTCATCCCATATAAACCTGCCTTCTGCCCTTACAGGCGTAACAGGTAACAATTGATAAACATCAAAAAGAGGCATGATGTATGGCTTTAAAATACACTTGCTTTTAACTGCAATCCTAAAGTTTCATCCCATCCCATCATCAGATTCAGGTTCTGCACAGCCTGTCCGGAAGCTCCTTTGATCAGATTATCTTCCACCGAATGGACCACCAGCTGATCACCAACTTTCTCCGGATAGATCAGTACCTTATTGGTGTTTACCACCTGCTTGATATCCACCATTTCCCTGCTCACATGTGTAAAAGGATGAGAAGCATAATAATCTTCATACAACGCAAATATTTCATCCTGGCTCAGGGTACAATGCAGTTGTGAACTGACGAAGATGCCCCGGGTAAAATCACCGCGCCAGGGAATGAAAAACAACTGCCCGTTATAGCTTGGCTGGAGGGCCAATAGCGTCTGGCGGATTTCCCTGAGATGTTGATGGGTAAGGGTTTTATAGGCATTGATATTATTGGCACGCCAGGAAAAATGGGTGCTGGGCTGCAGTTTCTGACCGGCGCCAGTGGAGCCAGTAATGGCTGTAGTATGCACATCCGTCAGCAGTCCGGCCTTGGCCAGGGGCAGCAATCCCAGCTGAATAGCCGTAGCAAAGCATCCAGGATTGGCTATATCGTGCGCCTGCCGGATCCGATCGCGCTGCCATTCCGGTAATCCATACACAAATTCCCGCCCGGCCAGATTGTGCGCATGTTCTTGCAGCCGGAAATCCTGACTCAGATCAATAATCCGTATATGATCAGGTAAACGATGTTGCTGCAAAAAACGCGATGATTCCCCATGTCCCATGCAGAGAAACCATACATCCGCATCTTCCTGCAGATGGTCTGTAAACTTCATGGAAGTATCGCCCAGCAAATCCCGATGCACCTGATAAATGGGCTCACCAGCATGGCTGCGGCTGTGGACAAAACCAATTTCCACCCGGGGATGATACAGCAGCAAACGGATCAGCTCACCGCCGGTATAACCTGCACCACCGACAATTCCTACTTTAATTTTTTGTTGTCCATCACTCATTTGGCTTCAGCTTTTTGATGAGTCTGATACCATATCCGTAAACCATTGGCCATGATTTTGGAAAAGCCACGCACATCCTCGCCCGTCCATGCATTGTTCATCTCCCCGTAGGTTCCAAACTTGCTTTGCATGAGATCATAGGGCGATTGAATACCATTGACCTGAAAACGATATGGGAATAGGGTGACGAATACTTTTCCTGTAACCCTTTGCTGGGAAGAAATGAAAAACGATTCTATATCGCGCATCACCGGATCGAGCAATAAACCCTCATGCACCCAGTTTCCATAAAAGATGGCCAGCTGATCTTTCATCATCAGTTGCCATTTGGTAAGCACATGTTTTTCTATGGCATGATGCGCTTTCAGGATAATCAACGGGCCGGCGGCTTCAAAACCCACCCGGCCTTTGATACCAATAATAGTGTCGCCCACGTGAATATCGCGTCCAATACCAAAAGCTGCAGCCTTTTCATTCAAAGCACGGATCACATCTACCGGATGTGCAAAAGACGCATCATTCAATCCCACCGGTTCACCTTTTTCAAACTGCAACACTATATCTTCCGGTTCATGCCGGCTCACCTGATGCGGGAATGCTGATTCCGGCAAAAATTGGTCCGACGTGAGGGTTTCTTTTCCTCCTACGGAAGTTCCCCATATGCCTTTGTTGATGGAATATGCCGATTTCTCAGCTGACACATCCACGCCATGCTCTTTCAAGTATTGCACTTCTGCTTCCCGGCTCAGGCGCAGATCGCGGATGGGTGTGATGATTTCCTTTTCCGGGGCCAGCACATGAAAAACCATATCAAAACGTACCTGATCATTGCCCGCACCCGTACTGCCATGGGCAATGGCATCAGCCTGGATTTCCTGAGCCTTTTCAACCAGCATCAGAGCCTGGGTAATACGCTCAGCACTCACACTTAATGGATAGGTATTGTTTTTCAGTACGTTTCCAAAAATGAGATATTTAAGCACCCGTTCATAGTAAGGCTTTACGGCATCGATGGTGGTATGCTGAACGGCTCCTAACTGATAAGCTCGTTGTTCAATGGATTGCAGTTCTGCAGGTGTAAACCCGCCCGTGTCAATGGTAACTGTATAAACTTCATACCCTTTTTCTTCACTAAGGTATTTTACACAAAAGGAGGTATCCAATCCTCCGCTGAATCCTAAAACAACTTTTTTCTTCATGACTTCGAATTAAAACAGATCAAAGAAAAACTTTCTTTTTTCCTGTACAGGACCTGCGGCTGCAGCAGCTTCATCTTTTTTGCGGTAAGGCTTCAGCAACACATAGCGCTTGAAGCGCAGCCAGCGTTCAAACAATTTCCAGTTACCGGCAAAGGTTCTTCTTTTCCTGCCATTGATCCTTTGGCCTGATATGGCAGGAGTTGCATTTGTCTCTGCTTCCTTTTTCTTTTGTGCAGCCGGATCAAACAGCATAGCCGTGCAGAGGCAGTTTTTCCGGTTTTTGCTCATCAGAATTTCATAGTTCACACAACTCTGACAGCCTTTCCAGAATTCATCATCATCGGTAAGTTCTGAATAGGTAACCGGCACATAACCCAGTTCGGAATTGATTTTCATTACGGCCAATGTGGTAGTAAGACCGAATATTTTGGCCTCCGGATATTTCTGGCGGGATAATTCAAATATTTTGCGCTTAATAGCCTTGGCAGCGCCGCTTCCCCTGAAGGGCGGGGAGACGATGAGTCCTGAGTTGGCCACAAATTTGCCATGGCTCCAAGCTTCGATATAGCAAAAGCCCACCCATTGGCCATCGGGCGTAACCGCAATCACGGCTTTGCCTTCCTCCATTTTCTGGCGGATGTATTCCGGTGAACGACGTGCAATGCCGGTACCTCTGGCTTTGGCCGAAGCTGCCATTTCTTCGGTAATCTGTTCGGCATAACGGGCATCATCTGCTGTGGCTACCCGTACGATAAACGGTTGTTTGTTTTCCAACTTTGTATGGCATTAAAAAGAACCAAAAGATAACATTGAAACGAAAGGATTTCAGGCGCACCGCTATGAAGCGAGGGAACTGATGCAGCCGGTGCCTGTCCCGAAAGGAATAAGCTGCATCAACGGCGAGGTCGTCGGGGTCGAAAAGCATATTGCAGCAAAGACTTATGAACGCTTCCCCGTTTGGAAAACCGATCAAATCCGTGGTATGAAGTCTGCTGGTTCAATTTCTGTTCAGCATTAAAAGTTGTGAAACGATAAATAAGTTTGCTGTTGCAGCATGCAAAGTTATGGGAAAAACTATTGATAATTTCAAAATTTTTCTGCTCGGATCATGTACCTGCCTTGCATCAAACTAATTGCGATTGCAGAGCCATTTTTTGCGTTTCAGATCCTGGATGATGGTCACGGCATGCACGCGCGAATTTTCTATAAACCATTTGTTGGTTTGAAGGCCTCCGCACACCACACCTGCGAGATACACATTGGGCTGATTGGTTTCCATAGTGGCTTCATTATACACCGGTGTACGCATTTCATCATCCTGAATCTGCACACCCAGATTTTCCAGCAGCGCAAAGTTGGGAAGATAGCCTGTCATGGCCAGCACAAAATCGTTGGGCAGGGTAATGAGCCCCTGCGGCGTCTGTACATCAATTTCTTCTTCCCGGATAGCCACTACCTGTGATTGGAAATAGGCTTTGATTTCTCCGTTTTTGATGCGGTTTTCAATATCGGGTTTAACC from Thermoflavifilum aggregans encodes the following:
- the argG gene encoding argininosuccinate synthase, coding for MKKKVVLGFSGGLDTSFCVKYLSEEKGYEVYTVTIDTGGFTPAELQSIEQRAYQLGAVQHTTIDAVKPYYERVLKYLIFGNVLKNNTYPLSVSAERITQALMLVEKAQEIQADAIAHGSTGAGNDQVRFDMVFHVLAPEKEIITPIRDLRLSREAEVQYLKEHGVDVSAEKSAYSINKGIWGTSVGGKETLTSDQFLPESAFPHQVSRHEPEDIVLQFEKGEPVGLNDASFAHPVDVIRALNEKAAAFGIGRDIHVGDTIIGIKGRVGFEAAGPLIILKAHHAIEKHVLTKWQLMMKDQLAIFYGNWVHEGLLLDPVMRDIESFFISSQQRVTGKVFVTLFPYRFQVNGIQSPYDLMQSKFGTYGEMNNAWTGEDVRGFSKIMANGLRIWYQTHQKAEAK
- a CDS encoding aspartate aminotransferase family protein, which gives rise to MPLFDVYQLLPVTPVRAEGRFIWDEQDNRYLDLYGGHAVISIGHSHPHYIKRIEQQLRQIAFYSNSVVNPLQEELAEKLGSISGYADYQLFLCNSGAEANENALKLASFVTGRKRVIAFRQSFHGRTSGAVAVTDNPAIQAPFNQQHEVSFVPLNDREALQQAMDQEVAAVIVEGIQGVGGIRLPDDGFLQHVAAICERYGAMLILDEVQSGYGRTGRFFAHQYAGIRPHLITMAKGMGNGFPIGGVLIHPDIQPRKGMLGTTFGGGYLACAAALAVLEIMEQENLIGHAAQLGEWLMQQLSQIPEIENLRGRGLMIGLDPKPDFAGLRKHLLQRHRIFTGEAKPHTIRLLPPLYLQQEEAELFLQALRQSLDEIRKETSAVSFHEKQKS
- a CDS encoding GNAT family N-acetyltransferase — translated: MENKQPFIVRVATADDARYAEQITEEMAASAKARGTGIARRSPEYIRQKMEEGKAVIAVTPDGQWVGFCYIEAWSHGKFVANSGLIVSPPFRGSGAAKAIKRKIFELSRQKYPEAKIFGLTTTLAVMKINSELGYVPVTYSELTDDDEFWKGCQSCVNYEILMSKNRKNCLCTAMLFDPAAQKKKEAETNATPAISGQRINGRKRRTFAGNWKLFERWLRFKRYVLLKPYRKKDEAAAAAGPVQEKRKFFFDLF
- the argC gene encoding N-acetyl-gamma-glutamyl-phosphate reductase, which translates into the protein MSDGQQKIKVGIVGGAGYTGGELIRLLLYHPRVEIGFVHSRSHAGEPIYQVHRDLLGDTSMKFTDHLQEDADVWFLCMGHGESSRFLQQHRLPDHIRIIDLSQDFRLQEHAHNLAGREFVYGLPEWQRDRIRQAHDIANPGCFATAIQLGLLPLAKAGLLTDVHTTAITGSTGAGQKLQPSTHFSWRANNINAYKTLTHQHLREIRQTLLALQPSYNGQLFFIPWRGDFTRGIFVSSQLHCTLSQDEIFALYEDYYASHPFTHVSREMVDIKQVVNTNKVLIYPEKVGDQLVVHSVEDNLIKGASGQAVQNLNLMMGWDETLGLQLKASVF